Proteins from one Malania oleifera isolate guangnan ecotype guangnan chromosome 4, ASM2987363v1, whole genome shotgun sequence genomic window:
- the LOC131153193 gene encoding uncharacterized protein LOC131153193 isoform X2: MRKRAGTNLDMAVVDVWKREVGELSTRNFAHRLGAAEDLVLRLDVSRKLEKHRGCVNTVSFSADGDILVSGSDDRRVILWDWQTGQVKLSFHSGHHDNVFQAKIMPYTDERSIVTCAADGQVRHAQISDCGRLDSSLLAKHRGRAHKLAIEPGSPHVFYTCGEDGLVQHFDLRTSAVTELFTCHAIDDGGRSHSITGLNAIVIDPRNPNFFAVAGSDVYARLYDIRKYKWDASTDFDQPIDYFCPRHLIGRVRDCNPIGITGLAFSDQSELLISYYDEFIYLFSRDMGTGSALFSNSSVSMNNAGEMGSEHLSTASLSDMHANEKAGPQVYKGHRNCDTVKGVNFIGPRCEYVVSGSDCGRIFIWKKKGGELIRVMEADTQIVNCIESHPHTTVLASSGIDSDIKIWTPKSMERATLPANIEREQEVLIHCFLIGDDNDDYDDDGDIFDDDDDDGNDTNDDDDGHNDDDDDDNDTDDDDDDDGVDDEIVFDDDYDDVDYEFVDDGGDDDFYNYDDGDDDDDDDDDDVDADE; encoded by the exons GATCTTGTGCTTCGACTTGATGTTTCTAGGAAGCTGGAGAAGCACAGAGGCTGTGTAAACACAGTAAGTTTCAGTGCAGATGGCGACATTCTTGTATCAGGCTCTGATGATAGGCGTGTTATACTTTGGGATTGGCAAACTGGGCAAGTAAAGCTCTCATTCCATTCAGGTCATCATGACAATGTATTTCAAGCAAAGATTATGCCATACACTGATGAACGAAGCATCGTAACATGTGCCGCAGATGGTCAG GTGAGACATGCACAGATTTCAGATTGTGGCCGACTGGATTCTTCTTTGCTGGCTAAACATCGAGGAAGAGCTCACAAGTTGGCTATTGAGCCTGGAAGCCCACATGTATTCTATACATGCGGTGAAGATGGATTAGTTCAGCAT TTTGACCTCAGGACCAGTGCTGTTACAGAACTTTTCACATGTCATGCAATTGATGATGGTGGGAGatctcactcaatcactggtctAAATGCAATTGTGATAGATCCAAGGAATCCAAATTTCTTTGCAGTTGCAGGATCAGATGTGTATGCTCGGCTTTATGATATTCGGAAATATAAATGGGATGCATCAACAGATTTTGATCAGCCTATAGATTACTTTTGCCCTCGACATTTGATTGGTCGTGTTCGTGATTGCAATCCAATTGGAATAACAGGATTGGCCTTCTCAGACCAGAGCGAGCTTCTCATCTCCTACTATGATGAGTTCATCTACCTTTTCTCAAGAGATATGGGAACGGGTTCCGCTTTATTTTCAAACTCTTCAGTGTCAATGAACAATGCAGGTGAAATGGGGTCTGAGCATCTATCAACAGCATCTCTGTCAGATATGCATGCAAATGAAAAAGCTGGTCCCCAAGTTTACAAGGGGCACAGAAATTGTGATACAGTGAAAGGTGTGAATTTCATTGGTCCTAGATGTGAATATGTTGTGAGCGGATCAGACTGTGGTCGGATATTCATTTGGAAGAAGAAGGGTGGAGAGCTCATTCGGGTTATGGAAGCAGATACACAAATTGTGAATTGTATTGAATCTCATCCTCATACCACTGTGCTCGCAAGCAGTGGAATTGATAGTGACATTAAAATTTGGACACCAAAATCCATGGAGAGAGCTACGCTGCCCGCAAACATTGAACGGGAACAGGAG GTTCTGATACATTGCTTTCTCATTGGTGATGACAATGATGATTATGACGATGATGGTGATAtttttgatgatgatgatgatgatggcaaTGACACTAATGACGATGATGACGGCCACAatgatgacgacgacgacgacaaTGATActgacgatgatgatgatgacgatggcGTTGATGATGAAATTGTTTTTGATGATGACTATGATGATGTTGACTATGAATTTGTTGATGATGGTGGCGATGATGACTTCTACAAttatgatgatggtgatgatgatgatgatgatgatgatgatgatgttgatgCGGATGAATGA
- the LOC131153193 gene encoding uncharacterized protein LOC131153193 isoform X1 → MRKRAGTNLDMAVVDVWKREVGELSTRNFAHRLGAAEDLVLRLDVSRKLEKHRGCVNTVSFSADGDILVSGSDDRRVILWDWQTGQVKLSFHSGHHDNVFQAKIMPYTDERSIVTCAADGQVRHAQISDCGRLDSSLLAKHRGRAHKLAIEPGSPHVFYTCGEDGLVQHFDLRTSAVTELFTCHAIDDGGRSHSITGLNAIVIDPRNPNFFAVAGSDVYARLYDIRKYKWDASTDFDQPIDYFCPRHLIGRVRDCNPIGITGLAFSDQSELLISYYDEFIYLFSRDMGTGSALFSNSSVSMNNAGEMGSEHLSTASLSDMHANEKAGPQVYKGHRNCDTVKGVNFIGPRCEYVVSGSDCGRIFIWKKKGGELIRVMEADTQIVNCIESHPHTTVLASSGIDSDIKIWTPKSMERATLPANIEREQELKCKARRLITHISPEEMMWQLFSLQRRRTSRERIGGNLPGGRELLELLLTFNANSDSDGSSGDEGDSSASAEDLFG, encoded by the exons GATCTTGTGCTTCGACTTGATGTTTCTAGGAAGCTGGAGAAGCACAGAGGCTGTGTAAACACAGTAAGTTTCAGTGCAGATGGCGACATTCTTGTATCAGGCTCTGATGATAGGCGTGTTATACTTTGGGATTGGCAAACTGGGCAAGTAAAGCTCTCATTCCATTCAGGTCATCATGACAATGTATTTCAAGCAAAGATTATGCCATACACTGATGAACGAAGCATCGTAACATGTGCCGCAGATGGTCAG GTGAGACATGCACAGATTTCAGATTGTGGCCGACTGGATTCTTCTTTGCTGGCTAAACATCGAGGAAGAGCTCACAAGTTGGCTATTGAGCCTGGAAGCCCACATGTATTCTATACATGCGGTGAAGATGGATTAGTTCAGCAT TTTGACCTCAGGACCAGTGCTGTTACAGAACTTTTCACATGTCATGCAATTGATGATGGTGGGAGatctcactcaatcactggtctAAATGCAATTGTGATAGATCCAAGGAATCCAAATTTCTTTGCAGTTGCAGGATCAGATGTGTATGCTCGGCTTTATGATATTCGGAAATATAAATGGGATGCATCAACAGATTTTGATCAGCCTATAGATTACTTTTGCCCTCGACATTTGATTGGTCGTGTTCGTGATTGCAATCCAATTGGAATAACAGGATTGGCCTTCTCAGACCAGAGCGAGCTTCTCATCTCCTACTATGATGAGTTCATCTACCTTTTCTCAAGAGATATGGGAACGGGTTCCGCTTTATTTTCAAACTCTTCAGTGTCAATGAACAATGCAGGTGAAATGGGGTCTGAGCATCTATCAACAGCATCTCTGTCAGATATGCATGCAAATGAAAAAGCTGGTCCCCAAGTTTACAAGGGGCACAGAAATTGTGATACAGTGAAAGGTGTGAATTTCATTGGTCCTAGATGTGAATATGTTGTGAGCGGATCAGACTGTGGTCGGATATTCATTTGGAAGAAGAAGGGTGGAGAGCTCATTCGGGTTATGGAAGCAGATACACAAATTGTGAATTGTATTGAATCTCATCCTCATACCACTGTGCTCGCAAGCAGTGGAATTGATAGTGACATTAAAATTTGGACACCAAAATCCATGGAGAGAGCTACGCTGCCCGCAAACATTGAACGGGAACAGGAG TTGAAGTGCAAGGCAAGGCGATTGATTACCCACATTTCGCCTGAGGAAATGATGTGGCAATTGTTTTCACTGCAAAGGCGGAGGACAAGCCGGGAGCGCATTGGGGGAAACTTGCCTGGAGGTCGAGAACTGCTGGAGCTCTTATTGACTTTTAATGCTAATTCTGATTCAGATGGCTCTTCAGGTGATGAGGGGGATTCCTCTGCCAGTGCGGAGGATTTGTTTGGTTAA
- the LOC131153924 gene encoding uncharacterized mitochondrial protein AtMg00810-like gives MDLNTNKVPHATHSSVIADCSPNKGILYPIFDFLSANRLSTSLKPFLTIGCKWVFRIKYKADGTIERHKARLVAKGYTQQEGLDFFDTFSPVAKITSIRLLLAIAAIKNWHLHQLDVNNAFLHALLAYGFTQGSSDCSLFIKKSESSFIALLVYVDDIILASDSLLEIQLLKTFLHDKFTIKDLGELKYFLRLKVARSKTGISICQRNFVLDILEQAGVLGARPATFPMELNLKLTTSDFDFYEDPSAYRRLVRRLLYLTLTRPDLAYSVQVLSQFLAKPAVSHFQAAIRVLRYLKATPDQGLFFLASSELQLKAFSDSDWAGCIDTRRSVTGFAIFLGDSLISWKCKKQATISRSSAKAEYRALSSTTCEIQ, from the exons ATGGACCTTAATACAAATAAG GTTCCACATGCAACTCACTCATCTGTTATTGCTGATTGCTCTCCTAATAAAGGTATTCTATATCCtatatttgattttctttctGCAAATCGATTGTCTACTTCTCTTAAACCTTTTCTA ACCataggttgtaagtgggtttttcGAATCAAGTATAAGGCAGATGGAACTATAGAAAGacacaaagctagattggtagctaaaggctacactcaacaagaaggaTTGGATTTCTTTGACACCTTTTCTCCAGTAGCAAAGATTACTTCCATTCGGCTACTGCTTGCTATAGCTGCTATTAAAAATTGGCATCTTCACCAATTGGAtgttaataatgcatttttacatg CATTGCTTGCTTATGGTTTTACTCAAGGTAGCTCAGATTGTTCTTTGTTTATCAAGAAATCTGAATCATCCTTCATTGCTTTACTAGTATATGTCGATGATATTATTTTGGCCAGTGACAGTTTGCTTGAAATACAATTGCTTAAAACTTTTCTACATGACAAGTTTACAATTAAAGATTTGGGGGAACTCAAATATTTTCTTAGATTGAAGGTAGCAAGATCTAAAACTGGTATATCAATTTGTCAAAGGAACTTTGTTCTAGACATACTTGAACAAGCTGGAGTTCTTGGTGCAAGACCTGCAACTTTTCCAATGGAATTGAATTTAAAGCTCACTACTTCAGATTTTGATTTTTATGAAGATCCTTCGGCCTATAGAAGATTAGTtaggaggttgttatatttaaCATTAACTCGACCCGATCTTGCCTATTCAGTCCAAGTTCTCAGTCAGTTTTTAGCCAAACCAGCTGTTAGTCATTTCCAAGCAGCCATTCGAGTTCTCAGGTATCTAAAGGCAACCCCTGACCAAGGCTTATTTTTTCTAGCTTCATCAGAATTGCAGCTTAAGGCTTTCTCAGACAGTGATTGGGCAGGGTGTATTGACACTCGTAGAAGTGTAACTGGATTTGCCATCTTCTTGGGCGATTCATTAATTTCTTGGAAGTGTAAAAAACAAGCTACCATAAGTAGATCTTCTGCTAAAGCAGAATATAGGGCCCTTTCTTCAACAACTTGTGAAATTCAATGA